The DNA segment CGACCGCTCGGAGGGGCCGGGTCCCGACGGACCGGTTCCGGTTCGGACCGTCGACTCGCGGGAGTACGCGACGTTCGTGCGGCTCCTGTCGGCTTCGGCAGCCGTCGTCACCGACTCGAGCCGCGTGCAGGAGGAGGCGTGCATCCTCGGGACCCCCTGCGTGACCGTGCGGAGCGAAACCGAGCGGTCGGAGACGACCGAGGTCGGCGCGAACCGACTCAGTCCGTGCGATCCCGACGGCGTCTGCCGTTCGGTGACCGAGGCGCTCGACGCGGACGGGGAGTGGCGGAACCCCTACGGGACCGGCGGGGCCGCGGATCGGATCCTCGACGCGCTCCCGGTGAGCGCGGAGCGCGAGGAGGTGGTGCGGTGAGGACGGTCCGCGTTCGGTTCCGGTCGGGGGCTAGTTCGGAGCGCTCGCTCGGACGGTCCGGTCCCCGGTCACGGTGACGAAGCAGCCGGCCATCCGAAACGAGACAGAGAGCTCCATCGAGTCGGCGCGTTGGGCCTGTTCGACGAGGCGCGCCAGCGATTCGACGTCGACCACGTCGTAGAGTCGGTCGTCGATCCGGTCGGGTTCGATCCCGCGTTCGTCCGCGACGGCCGTGACGACGTCCCAGCAGAGAGTGTCGGCGAGGTCCGGTGTCATGTGCGTGGATGTATCCAACGGCTACGGGGGCATCTCGGTTGTGACGACGTGTATGGCATGTCAATCGAGCGGGCACTACACACGTAGTATCACGTCAGGCGGTTGCGCGGCGTCGGAGAGACGACCGTCGGTCACGGCGTACCTTCCGTCGGCCTGGCGTACCCCCAGTCGGCCCCGCGTACCGTCCGCCCCGCTCGGACTACTGACCGCCCGCCAACCGGCTCGCGACGCCGTCACGGTCCGTGCGTATCCGCTCCGCGAGTTCGGAGACCTGCGCCAACACGGGGTAGAGGGGCCCGTCGGTCGGCCCGTACAGGTACTCGTAGAAGGCGTGGTCCCCGTCGACGTCGACCGCGGAGTCCGGCGTCATCGGCGGGTCGGTGATCGCCTCCTGTCGCTCGGCGGCGATCCCGTCGCACTCGCGTTCGAGGTCCTCGAGCCGCTCCCAGACGTCGATCGCCGCGTCGGTCCCGGCCCCGGAGACGCCGTCGAGGTGTTCGAGGAGCCGACGACGACGACGGTCGACGCAGGAGAGGTCGTCCTCGAACGCTCGCAGCGCGTCGATCTCCTCGCCGATCGCCTCGGCGAGCGAGGAGCGCGCCTCGGCCGCCCGTCGGCTCCGACCGACGAGCGCCGACTGCGCCGCGTCGGACAGGGTGCCGTTCGACGCCAGCGCGGTCGCCGTGTCGGGACCCAGCTCCGCGGCGAGGCTCTCCGGGACCGTCTCGTCGTACTCCTCCCTGTAGTGCGGCACCGACATCACCGTGTCGCGGTACGCCGCCAACACGCGCCTGAGCCTGACGTCGCCGCCGGTGCGGTCGACCGTGCGGACCGTCGCCATCGGCCCGTCGAACCTCGACGCCGTCGACTCGGCCGGCGCCGGATCGAGCGCGTCGATGCGGTCCGCGAACTCCTCGAACGCGTCGCGCTCGGCGAGGACGCGCCGCCGCTCGTGCTGGCCGGCGTCGACCGCCTCGCGGACGTACGCGAACGCGAGGAACGCCGCGAGCCCGACGACGACCGCCGCGACGACGACGGTCGGCTCGCTCGCCGCCGCGCCGACCTCACACGAGAAGCTCGTACACTCCTCCATCGCCGCCGGGTCCGAACCGGGGATCCGAAAGGCGTTGGCGGAGCCCGAATACACACTCATTGTATCCGTTAACACGGTGCACACACAAAGCATTTACGTCCGTTTTCCGGCGTAAAGAAAGATTCCTCGCACCGCGGTGAGAGCGGCTCCGCGACGGTCGGAGCGACGGCGGTCGGGACGGCGCAGTTCGCGCCGCTGCTGATCGGCCTCACGTAGCGGGTGAGATCGGCCGGCAGTCGGGTCGAAGAAGCGGACGGCCCGGCTACTCGACGACGCCGTCGTCGGTGATCACGGTGTCGACCATGCCGATCGGGGTGGCGTCGTAGCTCGGGTTCTCGATCTCGACGTCCTCGACCGGCTCGCGCATCACCTCGACGGCGTCGCGAAACTCGTTCTCGAAGCGGAACTCCTCGATCGTCTTCGCGCCCGAGCCGACCGCGGTCACCGGGACGCCGAGCTCGCGAGCGGTGACGACGACCGGGAAGGTCCCGACCCGGTTGTAGTAGGTGCCGCCGGTGATGCAGGTGATCCCGAGGAGGACGCGGTCGCAGTCGCGCAGGGCGTACCCCATCGCGCTGTCGACGACCATCCGAGTGTCGACGCGGGACATCCCGGCGAGCACGCGCGCCGTCTTCCGGCCCAGGGTGCGCGGGCGCGCCTCCGTGACGTAGACGGTCAGGTGCGCGCCGTCGCGGGCGGCGGTCTCAATGGACTCCAGCACCGTCGTGGAGTAGTCGTGGACCAGCAGCGTGTCGCCGTCTTCGATGCGCTCGGCCGCGTTGGCGGCGGCCTCCCCCTTCGCCGTCTCGATGTCGTCGGCGACGCGGTCGATGGTCTCCTGCAGCAGCTGTTTGGCGTCCTCGACGCTCGTCGGCTCGCCGATGATGGAGCGCTCGACGTCGCGCATCGCGTTGTGAAGCGCGGCGTGCGAGGGGTTCGACCGGCGCAGCACGCCCGCGTTGTGTTCGAGGTCGCGCTCGAACTCGTCGACCGCCACGTACTCGCGGTCGAGCAGCTCCGCGAGCGCGCGCGTCGCCTTCACGGCCACCGCCGACGTGCTGTGGGTCCGCATCGCCCGGATCTCGGCGACGGTCTCGTCGATCATACCGATACCGTCGTCGCCGCCGTTCAAAGGGGTTCCGGGGTTTCGTCGGTCGATCCGAGCGAGCGGATCCGATCGACGGCGGGATCGGCGTGCTCCCTCGTGCGACGCGGTGGCGCGTGCCTGCGAGCGCCCGGAAGGGCGCCGAGTCAGCACGCGCGAGGTCGCCGGCGCGTAGCGCCGGCTGCCAGAGGGACCTCCGGTCCCTCGCTGGAGTCGGTCGCCCTCCGCTTCGCTCCGGGCGACCGACGAGGCTGGGGAGGAGTGAGGTGCGTGCGGAGCGGTCGGGGGGGACTCGAAGGGGCAGTCGCGAGGACGAAGCACGGCGTTCACGAGAGCTTCGCTCTCGTGAGCCAATCAGAACGCTTCGCGTTCTGATGACGATGCAAGGACCACAGGGAACGAGCGGAGCGAGTGACTGAGGACCGCAGCGAGCCGCGCGAGTCGTCGCGACTGGGGCTTCGGAGGCGTTCAGAGTCGGAGTACCGACGGCCACTTATAAGCGAACGGCTGAAGCTTCGAAGAAGTTCCGACGATCGAAGAGAGTCGCAGCCGAAAAGACGCGCTCCGTGAGGTATCAGGCGTACTTCGCGACGATGTCGAGCACGTCGTCGAGCTCGTCGCCGTCGAGCGAGTACCGCTCTTGGGCGAACACCGAGCGCAGCTCCGTGCGGTCCTCGGGGAGCAGGTCGGCGATCTTCACCGCGGTGGGGACGTCGATCTGCTCTAACTCCGTCAGCTCCTCGACGAGCTCGCGGGACTCATCGGCGTCGAGTCGGGCGAACCGGTTGACGTGCTCGATCGCGCGGGCGAGCTCGTAGCGGAGGTCGCGGTCCTCGTCCTCGGCGCGCTCCGCCTCGATGTCCACGAGGATCTCCTTCGCCTCGGAGATGGTGACGTACTCCTCGTCGACCTTCTCTTTGAAGATCGTCATCTCAGTTCTGCTGGGCGCTCATGTGGGCGGCGCGGACGATGAGCGTCTTCGTCTTCCCGCCGTCCGGAATCTCGACTTTGAACGCGGCGCCCTGCTTGCCGACGACGGTGCCGGTCCGGCCGTCGAAGCGGGGGTGGAAGCGACCCTCCTGCACGCTGGGGTCGATCTTGAGGTGGACCTGCGAGCCCGCCTCGAACTCCTGGATGGCTCGCTGCGGCGGCGACGTGCCGCGGTCGCGCGGTTTGTTCGAGAGCTTGTCGCGGGTCGCCTTCTGGGGCCCATTGGAACTCGGCATGGTCTTGGGCTACGTTCCGCTGCCGCAGGTATAAATGGTGCGTTACGGGCGTCGCCCGAGAGCGGGTACCACACCGCGGGACACCACCGTAGACGCGTCGCCGCGAGTCGGGGAGCGCGCGGCGGCGACCCTCGATCACGCGGCCAAGCACGGCTCGAAACCCCTCGCGACGGGCGCGAGAACTACCCTATGGGAGACCCCCTATCGAAAGTGCTAATCCCGGCAGTTCCCTACCGTGTTCGTAATGAGCCATCAGCTGCCGGACGTACAGGCGTCGGCGCCCGACGTCACCGTCGGCCTCTCGCAGGTCGGCGTCACCGGCGTGGAGAAGCTCGTCAAGCTCGCCCGCGGGGACAAGCGCCCCATCGTCCTCATGGCCGAGTTCGAGGTGTTCGTCGACCTCCCGAGCGGTCGCAAGGGGATCGACATGTCGCGGAACCTCGCGACGATCGACGAGATCTTAGAGGAGATCACCCGCGAGGAGGCGTACCGCGTCGAGGAGGTCTGCGGGGACGCAGCCGAGCGGCTCTTAGAGAAGCACGACTACACCACCACCGCCGAGGTGTCGATGACCGCGGAGCTGGTCACCCGCGAGGACACGCCGGCGTCCGGGATCGAGACGCAGAGCACGTCGACGATCATCGCCAGCGCGACCGCGACCGAGGAGGGCACCCGCGAGGAGATCGGCGCGGAGGTCACCGGGATGACCGTCTGCCCCTGCTCGCAGGGGATGAGCGAGTCCCGCGCGCGCGAGAAGCTCGCCGACCTCGGCGTCGACGAGGAGACGACCGAGGAGTTCCTCGACGCCGTCCCGCAGCCGGGGCACTCCCAGCGCGGCCACGCGACGCTCACCGTCACCACCGACGGCCACCCCGACCTCGACCTGCGCGACCTCATCGACGTCGCCCGCGACTCGATGAGCGCCCGAATCTACAACATGGCGAAGCGACCGGACGAGGACCACATGACCTACGAGGCCCACGCCGACGCGAAGTTCGTCGAGGACTGCGTCCGCGCGCTCGCCGAGGGCACGGTCGAGGAGTTCGACCACCTGCCGGAAGACGCCGTGATCCACATGAAGCAGTCGAACGACGAGTCGATCCACCAGCACAACGCCCACGCCGAGCGGGAAGTCACGATGGGCGACCTGCGGGCGGAGCTGAACGCGCGGTAGACCGGCCCCGCCGCCGGCCCTCCTTGCCGCGACCTCACCCGAACGACAGCGGCTCCGCCTCGTCCCACCGCGGCTCGAACTCCTCGCTCACGCTCGTCGCGAACTCCGCGTCCTTCACGTCGATCATCGCGAACGGCTCGTCGCCGGAGAGCGGGTGCGGCACCTCGATGCACACCTCGATCCCGTCGAACACGTTGAACGTCCCGTCGACGCCCGCGGTCGTTCGGACCTCGAACCCCTCCATGTTCGACAGCTCCGCGGTGTAGCGCCGGCCGACGCTCCGCGGCAGCGCGTCGACCGTCTCCGGCGACAGCAACACCCGGATCTCGACGCCGCGCTCCAGCGCCGACTCCAGCTCGGCGGCCACCTGTTCGCCGATCGTGCCGAGGTCGAAGCCGGTGGCGGGCGCGCCGACGACGACGACCATCCGGCGCTCGGCGGCCGCGATCCGCTCCAAGAGGAGGTCCGTCGCCTCCTCCGCGCCGACCGCCGCGGTCCAGAAC comes from the Halorubrum depositum genome and includes:
- a CDS encoding HalOD1 output domain-containing protein — protein: MTPDLADTLCWDVVTAVADERGIEPDRIDDRLYDVVDVESLARLVEQAQRADSMELSVSFRMAGCFVTVTGDRTVRASAPN
- a CDS encoding DUF7260 family protein — protein: MSVYSGSANAFRIPGSDPAAMEECTSFSCEVGAAASEPTVVVAAVVVGLAAFLAFAYVREAVDAGQHERRRVLAERDAFEEFADRIDALDPAPAESTASRFDGPMATVRTVDRTGGDVRLRRVLAAYRDTVMSVPHYREEYDETVPESLAAELGPDTATALASNGTLSDAAQSALVGRSRRAAEARSSLAEAIGEEIDALRAFEDDLSCVDRRRRRLLEHLDGVSGAGTDAAIDVWERLEDLERECDGIAAERQEAITDPPMTPDSAVDVDGDHAFYEYLYGPTDGPLYPVLAQVSELAERIRTDRDGVASRLAGGQ
- a CDS encoding translation initiation factor eIF-2B, with the translated sequence MIDETVAEIRAMRTHSTSAVAVKATRALAELLDREYVAVDEFERDLEHNAGVLRRSNPSHAALHNAMRDVERSIIGEPTSVEDAKQLLQETIDRVADDIETAKGEAAANAAERIEDGDTLLVHDYSTTVLESIETAARDGAHLTVYVTEARPRTLGRKTARVLAGMSRVDTRMVVDSAMGYALRDCDRVLLGITCITGGTYYNRVGTFPVVVTARELGVPVTAVGSGAKTIEEFRFENEFRDAVEVMREPVEDVEIENPSYDATPIGMVDTVITDDGVVE
- a CDS encoding RNA polymerase Rpb4 family protein, coding for MTIFKEKVDEEYVTISEAKEILVDIEAERAEDEDRDLRYELARAIEHVNRFARLDADESRELVEELTELEQIDVPTAVKIADLLPEDRTELRSVFAQERYSLDGDELDDVLDIVAKYA
- a CDS encoding 50S ribosomal protein L21e; the protein is MPSSNGPQKATRDKLSNKPRDRGTSPPQRAIQEFEAGSQVHLKIDPSVQEGRFHPRFDGRTGTVVGKQGAAFKVEIPDGGKTKTLIVRAAHMSAQQN
- the mptA gene encoding GTP cyclohydrolase MptA: MSHQLPDVQASAPDVTVGLSQVGVTGVEKLVKLARGDKRPIVLMAEFEVFVDLPSGRKGIDMSRNLATIDEILEEITREEAYRVEEVCGDAAERLLEKHDYTTTAEVSMTAELVTREDTPASGIETQSTSTIIASATATEEGTREEIGAEVTGMTVCPCSQGMSESRAREKLADLGVDEETTEEFLDAVPQPGHSQRGHATLTVTTDGHPDLDLRDLIDVARDSMSARIYNMAKRPDEDHMTYEAHADAKFVEDCVRALAEGTVEEFDHLPEDAVIHMKQSNDESIHQHNAHAEREVTMGDLRAELNAR
- a CDS encoding TrmB family transcriptional regulator; protein product: MASLRDLGLSEYEARAYRALLRTGPTTAKDLSRASEVPMGRVYDVLNSLEQHNLVRSQAASRPKKYAAVEPDAALDRLLDEKKRELETQAEQYEEVVADLSTELDAGEPVDGQFWTAAVGAEEATDLLLERIAAAERRMVVVVGAPATGFDLGTIGEQVAAELESALERGVEIRVLLSPETVDALPRSVGRRYTAELSNMEGFEVRTTAGVDGTFNVFDGIEVCIEVPHPLSGDEPFAMIDVKDAEFATSVSEEFEPRWDEAEPLSFG